From Verrucomicrobiaceae bacterium, one genomic window encodes:
- a CDS encoding AAA family ATPase translates to MKSLAPLPADYPRSTLPGRLTWVMKKTGKELAPPAQAVREALKHRMLIITGSSGVGKTTILRSILVILDSKGVKIVLAARLAVRRSASAESTGMEAKTITACSEFEAKASGAATAASRSSATSSSSMRPA, encoded by the coding sequence GTGAAGTCACTCGCCCCATTGCCCGCTGACTATCCCCGATCGACATTGCCAGGCCGCTTGACCTGGGTGATGAAAAAAACCGGCAAAGAACTCGCCCCGCCAGCGCAGGCCGTGCGGGAGGCTTTGAAGCACCGCATGCTCATCATCACCGGTAGCTCCGGCGTGGGCAAGACGACGATCCTGCGCAGCATCCTCGTGATACTGGACAGCAAAGGCGTGAAAATCGTCCTCGCCGCCCGACTGGCCGTGCGGCGAAGCGCCTCTGCCGAAAGCACTGGCATGGAGGCGAAGACCATAACCGCCTGCTCAGAATTCGAGGCGAAGGCCAGTGGGGCCGCCACCGCGGCAAGCCGCTCGTCGGCAACCTCTTCGTCGTCGATGAGGCCAGCATGA
- a CDS encoding hypoxanthine phosphoribosyltransferase: MPSPVTGVLADLERILLSAEQIQTRVAAMAGTLNAAYAGKTVSVLALMDGSLFFVADLLRHLEVPVRLYTLSASSYHGGTSSSGEVQMNWPPGLDFRDQDVLLLDDILDTGLTLSALRGKIAEQKPATLRTAVLLAKKRERVREVAVEDIGFEIEDEFVVGLRHGLPGPLP; encoded by the coding sequence ATGCCATCGCCTGTCACCGGAGTTTTAGCGGATCTTGAACGTATTTTGCTCTCCGCAGAGCAAATCCAGACACGTGTCGCCGCGATGGCTGGGACGCTGAATGCCGCCTACGCGGGCAAAACCGTGAGCGTGCTGGCGCTGATGGATGGCTCCCTGTTCTTTGTAGCAGATCTGCTACGGCATCTGGAGGTGCCTGTGCGGCTCTACACACTGAGCGCGAGCAGTTATCATGGTGGCACCTCCAGCAGCGGTGAGGTTCAGATGAACTGGCCACCGGGGCTCGATTTCCGTGACCAAGACGTGCTGCTGCTCGATGACATCCTGGATACCGGCCTCACACTGAGTGCGCTGCGGGGAAAAATCGCCGAGCAAAAGCCCGCCACGCTGCGCACAGCCGTGCTGCTGGCCAAAAAGCGCGAGCGTGTGCGTGAGGTCGCCGTGGAGGACATCGGCTTCGAGATCGAGGACGAGTTCGTCGTCGGATTGCGGCATGGATTACCAGGGCCGCTTCCGTAA
- a CDS encoding AAA family ATPase, which yields MLRIRGEGQWGRHRGKPLVGNLFVVDEASMTIDAPLMAHSSPHCRAERTLIVGDADQPSVGPGMVLNDLIASGGSSCVKLAEIFRQAATSRIITTARAINRGQVPELWPVKNSDFFPRSRHARRHPRHHRQVAHTRLPPIAMV from the coding sequence CTGCTCAGAATTCGAGGCGAAGGCCAGTGGGGCCGCCACCGCGGCAAGCCGCTCGTCGGCAACCTCTTCGTCGTCGATGAGGCCAGCATGACGATCGACGCACCGCTCATGGCGCATTCCTCGCCGCATTGCCGGGCGGAGCGCACGCTCATCGTGGGTGATGCCGATCAGCCCTCCGTCGGCCCCGGCATGGTTTTGAATGACCTCATCGCCAGCGGCGGCAGTTCCTGCGTGAAACTCGCGGAAATCTTCCGCCAGGCCGCCACCAGCCGCATCATCACCACCGCGCGTGCCATCAATCGCGGTCAGGTGCCGGAGCTGTGGCCGGTGAAGAACAGCGACTTCTTTCCTCGAAGCCGCCACGCCCGACGACATCCGCGCCACCATCGTCAGGTTGCCCACACACGACTGCCGCCAATCGCTATGGTTTGA
- a CDS encoding MoaD/ThiS family protein produces MWLRYRWSAPGHADADLLESLYQRWPRLREWDGSLLLALDQTYVKRDAVLHDGAEVAIMPPVQGG; encoded by the coding sequence ATGTGGCTGAGATACCGCTGGAGTGCCCCAGGGCATGCGGATGCCGATTTGCTGGAAAGCCTCTATCAGCGCTGGCCGCGACTGCGTGAGTGGGATGGCAGCCTGCTCCTCGCTCTCGATCAAACGTATGTGAAGCGTGATGCCGTACTGCATGACGGCGCGGAGGTGGCGATCATGCCGCCCGTGCAGGGCGGGTGA
- a CDS encoding ATP-binding domain-containing protein produces MSQLAYALTIHKSQGSGIPLRHHPREHAAHHPAERLIYTAITRAKRLCILVGDDKALALAVSRQESRKRHTGLRELL; encoded by the coding sequence ATGAGCCAACTCGCCTACGCTTTGACCATTCATAAGAGCCAAGGCAGCGGAATTCCCCTGCGTCATCATCCCCGTGAGCACGCAGCACACCATCCTGCTGAGCGTCTCATCTACACCGCCATCACCCGTGCGAAGCGCCTCTGCATCCTCGTCGGCGATGACAAAGCGCTCGCTTTGGCCGTCAGCCGCCAAGAGAGCCGCAAGCGCCACACCGGGCTGCGTGAGCTGCTGTGA
- a CDS encoding pyridoxamine 5'-phosphate oxidase family protein, which translates to MPSARYRHSGWHAECAPFCSKASTHGLSVFTNYESAKGREPGRQSRAAACFLWNERHRQAIVRGTVSKLPHEEAQAYFATRPQGAPDRCLGSAQSQIIPDRQWLESALRSSQPNSAKRCPARLFGADSTLLPSEIEFCRPHERTGWIAFSTSVKMEPGEEARESMSPRKK; encoded by the coding sequence ATGCCATCTGCTCGCTACCGCCACAGCGGATGGCATGCCGAATGCGCACCGTTTTGCTCAAAGGCATCGACGCACGGGCTTTCAGTTTTCACGAACTACGAAAGTGCCAAAGGCCGCGAGCCGGGCCGCCAATCGCGCGCCGCTGCCTGTTTCCTATGGAATGAGCGGCACCGCCAGGCCATCGTGCGCGGCACTGTGAGCAAGCTGCCGCATGAGGAGGCGCAGGCCTACTTCGCCACGCGACCGCAGGGGGCACCAGATCGGTGCCTGGGCTCCGCGCAGAGCCAGATCATCCCTGACCGCCAGTGGCTGGAGAGCGCGCTGCGGAGTTCACAGCCAAATTCGGCCAAGAGGTGCCCCGCCCGCCTTTTTGGGGCGGATAGCACGCTGCTGCCGAGTGAGATCGAGTTCTGTAGGCCGCACGAACGCACTGGCTGGATCGCCTTCTCTACATCCGTGAAAATGGAGCCGGGTGAAGAAGCGCGTGAGTCCATGAGTCCCCGCAAAAAGTAG
- a CDS encoding DUF1501 domain-containing protein encodes MIFLFMYGGPSHVDLFDPKPELAKWQAKPSPCGSRRMPSRAERLKMSPCRATTALRSMDRPASTWRRRFRIWRGMPMISA; translated from the coding sequence GTGATCTTCCTCTTCATGTATGGCGGGCCGTCGCACGTCGATTTGTTCGATCCGAAACCCGAGCTGGCCAAATGGCAGGCAAAACCATCCCCGTGTGGAAGCCGGAGGATGCCTTCCCGGGCAGAAAGACTAAAAATGTCGCCATGCAGAGCTACTACCGCTTTGCGAAGCATGGACAGGCCGGCATCGACATGGCGGAGACGTTTCCGAATCTGGCGCGGCATGCCGATGATCTCTGCGTGA